One window of the Brevundimonas goettingensis genome contains the following:
- a CDS encoding protein-L-isoaspartate(D-aspartate) O-methyltransferase, translated as MNLKDDRAGRLILSLRQQGVTDARVLGAMESIDRAVFVHEKFLDQAWEDQALPIDCAQTISQPYIVGLMTQALDVQPRHRVLEIGTGSGYQCAVLSRLARYVYTVERYRSLLLEAEAKLRQLEIDNVITQHSDGGLGWATQAPFDRIMVTAASPTEPTELLKQLKPGGILVAPVGKTSVQMLHRYTGQPDGSFHRESLREVRFVPLVEGTAKEG; from the coding sequence ATGAACCTGAAGGACGACCGCGCCGGCCGACTGATCCTGAGCCTGCGTCAACAGGGGGTAACGGACGCGCGTGTGCTGGGGGCGATGGAATCCATCGACCGCGCCGTCTTCGTGCACGAGAAATTCCTCGATCAGGCCTGGGAGGACCAGGCGCTGCCGATCGACTGCGCCCAGACGATCTCCCAGCCCTATATCGTCGGCCTGATGACCCAGGCGCTGGATGTTCAGCCCCGCCACCGGGTGCTGGAGATCGGCACCGGCAGCGGCTACCAGTGCGCGGTGCTGAGCCGGCTGGCGCGGTATGTCTATACCGTCGAACGCTACCGCAGCCTGCTGCTCGAGGCCGAGGCCAAGCTGCGCCAGCTCGAGATCGACAACGTCATCACCCAGCACTCTGACGGCGGACTGGGGTGGGCGACGCAGGCCCCGTTCGACCGGATCATGGTCACGGCCGCCTCGCCGACGGAGCCGACCGAACTGCTCAAGCAGCTGAAGCCGGGCGGGATTCTGGTGGCGCCTGTGGGCAAGACCTCGGTCCAGATGCTGCACCGCTACACCGGCCAGCCCGACGGCAGCTTCCACCGCGAAAGCCTGCGCGAGGTGCGGTTCGTGCCGCTCGTCGAGGGGACGGCCAAGGAGGGGTGA
- the serS gene encoding serine--tRNA ligase produces MHDIRALRDNPDAYVAGWSSRGVDNAAEIVAEILKLDVELRAAQTAGQEALAKRNAASKLIGAAMGRKDMAEVDRLKAEVETLKADIAGFEQTEKDVGAKLRDILAREQNLAADGVPDGEDEADNVEVSKWGEPRRNGPKKDHADLGEALGLLDFEAAARMSGARFAVLKGQLARLERAVGQFMLDMQTDQHGYLEVNPPFMVRRGAMFGTGQLPKFEEDLFKIPGTDLEWVMPDGTKIKDEGLSDRYLIPTAEVSLTNLVREQILDEAEIATPMRLTALTPCFRAEAGSAGRDTRGLIRQHQFTKVEMVSISRPEDSDAEHERMTGCAEAVLQKLELPYRKVLLCKGDMGFTARKTYDLEVWLPSQDTYREISSCSNCGDFQARRMDARFKRAGEKKTEFVHTLNGSGLAVGRTLVAIMENYQDEDGRIAVPAALQPYMGGLTHVGV; encoded by the coding sequence ATGCATGATATCCGAGCCCTTCGCGACAATCCGGACGCCTATGTGGCCGGCTGGTCGTCGCGCGGCGTGGACAATGCCGCGGAGATCGTCGCCGAGATCCTGAAGCTGGACGTCGAGCTGCGCGCCGCCCAGACGGCCGGGCAGGAGGCGCTGGCCAAGCGCAATGCGGCTTCGAAGCTGATCGGCGCCGCCATGGGCCGCAAGGACATGGCCGAGGTCGACCGGCTGAAGGCCGAGGTCGAGACCCTGAAGGCCGACATCGCCGGCTTCGAACAGACCGAGAAGGACGTGGGCGCAAAGCTGCGTGACATCCTGGCCCGCGAGCAGAACCTGGCCGCCGACGGCGTGCCCGACGGCGAGGATGAGGCCGACAACGTCGAGGTCTCGAAGTGGGGCGAGCCGCGCCGCAACGGGCCGAAGAAGGACCACGCCGACCTCGGCGAAGCTCTCGGCCTGCTGGACTTCGAGGCCGCCGCCCGCATGTCGGGCGCGCGCTTCGCCGTGCTCAAGGGGCAGCTGGCCCGGCTGGAACGCGCCGTCGGCCAGTTCATGCTGGATATGCAGACGGACCAGCACGGCTATCTGGAAGTGAACCCGCCTTTTATGGTTCGGCGTGGAGCCATGTTTGGCACCGGCCAGCTTCCCAAGTTTGAAGAAGATTTGTTCAAGATTCCGGGCACGGACCTTGAGTGGGTCATGCCGGACGGGACGAAGATCAAGGATGAAGGGCTCTCGGATCGCTACCTCATCCCCACCGCCGAAGTCTCCCTGACCAATCTCGTGCGCGAGCAGATCCTCGACGAGGCGGAAATCGCCACGCCTATGCGTCTGACGGCGCTGACGCCCTGTTTCCGGGCCGAGGCGGGGTCGGCGGGGCGCGATACGCGCGGCCTGATCCGCCAGCACCAGTTCACCAAGGTCGAGATGGTCTCCATCAGCCGGCCGGAGGACTCGGACGCCGAGCACGAGCGGATGACCGGCTGCGCCGAGGCGGTGCTGCAGAAGCTGGAGCTACCCTATCGCAAGGTCTTGCTGTGCAAGGGCGACATGGGCTTCACGGCCCGCAAGACCTATGACCTCGAGGTCTGGCTGCCGTCGCAGGACACCTATCGCGAGATCAGCTCCTGCTCCAACTGCGGGGACTTCCAGGCGCGGCGCATGGACGCCCGGTTTAAGCGCGCGGGCGAGAAGAAGACCGAGTTCGTCCATACGCTGAACGGCTCGGGTCTGGCCGTCGGTCGCACTCTTGTCGCCATCATGGAGAACTATCAGGACGAGGACGGCCGCATCGCTGTCCCGGCCGCCCTGCAGCCCTATATGGGGGGCCTGACCCATGTTGGAGTGTAA
- a CDS encoding patatin-like phospholipase family protein, whose product MAPRRQTPRNDTLEAALARVFDDRNTKASWFALTGGEPLFTAGEEADSLYLLRSGRLGVFRREEGQPPYFVGVVRPGEPVGEMALIAGTTHTADVVALRDSEILALPREAFFEAVKTQPDVMIELSRLMLHRARERTTGATEPSVFGFISARPRPIRAFVERIAAAIEAQGLTCQVIDHSALSSASEWFSRVEDSHDYVLYVAEQDEPNWASLCARQVDRLFVVGNALTAPPRALPWRGDGDLANGGGGGHQFTDLILLRDPRMPSPANTAVWLDALEPGRWFHATEGDAADAERMARVVTGTSVGLVLSGGGARAYAHIGVVRALHEAGVTLDFLGGSSMGAVVAAGPALGWSDDELDARIRKAFVKSDPLSDLALPIVAMTRARKVAGLLQDAYGEIDIADMPLPFFAVSSNLTTGRIEVHRRGLLRRAMRASIAIPGVMPPVVINGQVLVDGAVIKNFPTDVMRQLNAGPIVGSDMSQTRGVDPSGLENPPSWWKWILSGAWKSGPPIVSILMRSATITTDAELERSREDTDLLILPRPTGADIRDWKIYDPVVASGHAAAAAALATLDGPVPTLRKRRAAALAGDEAAPEPEAAPAPAPSPARFLGGRRAKPAKV is encoded by the coding sequence ATGGCCCCTCGTCGTCAGACCCCGCGCAATGACACGCTCGAAGCCGCCCTGGCGCGGGTCTTCGACGACCGCAACACCAAGGCCAGCTGGTTCGCCCTGACCGGGGGCGAGCCCCTGTTCACGGCCGGCGAAGAGGCCGACAGCCTGTATCTGCTGCGCTCGGGCCGGCTCGGCGTCTTCCGCCGCGAGGAAGGCCAGCCGCCCTATTTCGTCGGTGTCGTCCGCCCGGGCGAGCCTGTCGGTGAAATGGCCCTGATCGCCGGAACCACCCATACCGCCGACGTGGTGGCGCTTCGCGATTCCGAGATCCTGGCCCTGCCGCGCGAGGCCTTCTTCGAGGCCGTGAAGACCCAGCCCGATGTCATGATCGAGCTGTCACGGCTGATGCTGCACCGGGCCCGTGAGCGCACGACCGGGGCGACGGAGCCCAGCGTCTTCGGCTTCATCTCCGCCCGCCCCCGCCCGATCCGCGCCTTCGTCGAACGCATCGCCGCCGCCATCGAGGCGCAAGGCCTGACCTGCCAGGTCATCGACCATTCGGCCCTGTCCTCCGCCTCGGAATGGTTCTCGCGCGTCGAGGACAGCCATGACTACGTCCTCTATGTCGCCGAACAGGACGAGCCCAACTGGGCCTCGCTCTGCGCCCGTCAGGTCGACCGGCTGTTCGTCGTCGGCAACGCCCTGACCGCCCCGCCGCGCGCCCTGCCCTGGCGCGGGGACGGCGATCTTGCCAATGGAGGGGGCGGCGGACACCAGTTCACCGACCTGATCCTGCTGCGCGATCCGCGTATGCCGAGTCCGGCCAACACCGCCGTCTGGCTCGATGCGCTCGAGCCCGGCCGCTGGTTCCACGCCACCGAGGGCGACGCCGCCGACGCCGAACGCATGGCCCGTGTCGTGACCGGGACCTCCGTGGGCCTCGTCCTGTCGGGCGGCGGCGCGCGCGCCTATGCCCATATCGGCGTGGTCCGGGCCCTGCATGAGGCCGGCGTCACCCTCGACTTCCTCGGCGGCTCCTCCATGGGGGCCGTGGTCGCGGCCGGACCGGCGCTCGGATGGAGCGACGACGAGCTGGACGCCCGCATCCGCAAGGCCTTCGTCAAGTCGGACCCCCTGTCCGACCTCGCCCTGCCCATCGTCGCCATGACCCGGGCGCGCAAGGTCGCGGGCCTGCTGCAGGACGCCTATGGCGAGATCGACATCGCCGACATGCCCCTGCCCTTCTTCGCGGTCTCGTCCAATCTGACGACCGGCCGGATCGAGGTGCACCGTCGCGGCCTGCTGCGCCGGGCCATGCGCGCCTCCATCGCCATTCCGGGCGTCATGCCGCCCGTGGTCATCAACGGCCAGGTCCTGGTCGACGGCGCCGTGATCAAGAATTTCCCCACCGACGTCATGCGTCAACTGAACGCCGGCCCCATCGTCGGCTCGGACATGTCCCAGACGCGCGGCGTCGATCCTTCGGGGCTCGAGAACCCGCCGTCCTGGTGGAAATGGATTCTGTCCGGCGCATGGAAGTCAGGCCCACCGATCGTCTCGATCCTGATGCGCTCGGCGACCATCACCACCGACGCCGAGCTGGAGCGGTCGCGTGAGGATACCGACCTGCTGATCCTGCCGCGCCCGACCGGGGCCGATATTCGCGACTGGAAGATCTACGACCCTGTGGTCGCCTCGGGCCATGCGGCGGCGGCGGCGGCCCTGGCGACGCTGGACGGGCCGGTTCCGACCCTGCGCAAGCGCCGCGCGGCCGCCCTGGCCGGAGACGAGGCCGCGCCCGAGCCCGAAGCCGCGCCGGCGCCTGCGCCGTCCCCCGCCCGCTTCCTGGGCGGCAGGCGCGCCAAACCGGCCAAGGTCTAG
- a CDS encoding endonuclease domain-containing protein, producing the protein MPPEPITYRRAAFMRRHLTQPEARLWAALKGQKVQGLKFRRQHPVGRYILDFYCASAKLGIEIDGAVHDDPDQMAHDQRRTAWLAEQGIRLIRFPAASVRNNLDGVVAGILAEVGGR; encoded by the coding sequence ATGCCGCCCGAACCGATCACCTACCGGCGAGCTGCCTTCATGCGTCGGCATCTGACGCAGCCCGAGGCGCGCCTTTGGGCTGCTCTCAAGGGCCAGAAGGTTCAGGGCCTCAAGTTCCGACGCCAGCATCCCGTCGGCCGGTACATCCTCGACTTCTACTGCGCCTCCGCGAAGCTGGGCATCGAAATCGACGGTGCCGTCCACGACGATCCGGACCAGATGGCGCACGACCAACGCAGGACGGCTTGGTTGGCCGAGCAGGGCATTCGACTGATCCGCTTTCCGGCGGCATCGGTGCGGAACAATCTGGATGGGGTGGTCGCCGGGATATTGGCGGAAGTGGGCGGGCGCTGA
- a CDS encoding OmpA family protein, translating to MGKRTLSIAAAVIALLAAFPTTAHEYVDYFASGETHLSATGYRVAREVAAYAAQAPSRIVITAHEDGLEAATYADEQLDLWRAREMMLELMRLGVSPWIISIQTRGDTRQARYRPGAADEPLNRRVTVDIDYRPPPEPFAPTAPYVPGAPPPTPPRVTITEPYRPWISFEPGQSEVTREGEYRLRLGTFGCAPGACRIFVRGHTDTIGTPEDNLALSELRAQAVARALVRQGMIWDDLRVEGYGETQLVRPSADEVAEPLNRRVTVDVVFNPVRH from the coding sequence ATGGGAAAGCGCACGCTGAGCATCGCCGCCGCCGTGATCGCCCTGCTGGCGGCCTTTCCGACGACAGCGCACGAATACGTCGACTATTTCGCCAGCGGGGAAACGCACCTCTCCGCCACAGGCTATCGTGTCGCGCGCGAGGTGGCGGCCTACGCGGCTCAAGCGCCGTCGCGGATCGTGATCACGGCGCATGAGGACGGGCTGGAAGCGGCAACCTACGCCGACGAGCAGTTGGACCTCTGGCGCGCTCGCGAGATGATGCTGGAGCTGATGCGCCTCGGGGTCTCGCCGTGGATCATCTCCATCCAGACAAGAGGCGATACCCGGCAGGCACGCTATCGTCCCGGAGCCGCCGACGAACCATTGAACCGCAGGGTCACCGTCGACATCGACTATCGCCCCCCACCGGAGCCCTTCGCCCCCACAGCGCCATATGTCCCCGGCGCACCGCCGCCAACGCCGCCCCGCGTTACGATCACCGAACCTTATCGGCCATGGATCTCCTTTGAGCCCGGTCAATCCGAAGTCACGCGGGAGGGCGAGTATCGACTGAGACTCGGGACGTTCGGATGCGCTCCCGGCGCCTGTCGGATTTTTGTGCGGGGCCATACCGATACGATCGGGACGCCTGAAGACAATCTGGCGCTTAGCGAACTCAGGGCGCAGGCTGTAGCCCGAGCCCTCGTCCGCCAGGGCATGATTTGGGATGACTTGCGAGTTGAGGGATATGGCGAAACCCAGCTGGTTCGTCCGTCAGCCGATGAGGTTGCGGAGCCGTTGAACCGGCGGGTCACCGTGGACGTCGTCTTCAATCCTGTGCGCCATTAA
- the surE gene encoding 5'/3'-nucleotidase SurE — MRILLTNDDGIEAEGLAALERIARTFTDDVWIVAPATEQSGKGRGITLTEPLRVNRLGDKRFSVTGTPTDCVVLAFDLMDEKPDLVLSGVNRGHNVGEDCSYSGTVAGALQGMAYGVRSIALSQSLDRFHDEVTAHWETCEAFAPAIISTLLAQEWRPGVVMNLNFPARPPEQVTEVEVTVQGFRQIGEMHPVKRTDLRGRDYYWMSFRGAKQDHAPGTDLRAMDDGKISVTPLHIDLTHKASVNDLKGVLGGVPPKVLAAE; from the coding sequence ATGAGGATACTGCTGACCAACGACGACGGGATCGAAGCCGAAGGGCTGGCGGCTCTGGAGCGGATCGCGCGGACGTTCACCGACGACGTCTGGATCGTGGCGCCCGCGACGGAGCAGTCGGGCAAGGGGCGGGGCATCACCCTGACCGAGCCCCTGCGCGTCAACCGTCTGGGCGACAAGCGGTTCTCGGTGACGGGCACCCCGACCGACTGCGTCGTCCTGGCCTTCGACCTGATGGACGAAAAGCCCGACCTGGTGCTGTCCGGCGTCAACCGGGGGCACAATGTCGGCGAGGACTGCTCCTACTCCGGCACCGTGGCGGGGGCGCTTCAGGGCATGGCCTACGGCGTGCGCTCCATCGCCCTGTCCCAGTCGCTGGACCGGTTCCATGATGAGGTGACGGCCCACTGGGAGACCTGCGAGGCCTTCGCCCCGGCGATCATCTCGACCCTACTGGCGCAGGAGTGGCGGCCCGGCGTGGTGATGAACCTGAACTTCCCGGCGCGTCCGCCGGAGCAGGTGACCGAGGTCGAGGTCACCGTCCAGGGCTTTCGCCAGATCGGCGAGATGCATCCGGTCAAGAGAACCGATCTGCGCGGCCGCGACTACTACTGGATGAGCTTCCGGGGCGCGAAACAGGATCACGCGCCGGGCACCGACCTGCGGGCCATGGACGACGGGAAGATCTCGGTCACGCCGCTGCACATCGACCTGACCCACAAGGCCAGCGTCAACGACCTGAAGGGCGTGCTGGGCGGGGTTCCGCCGAAGGTGCTGGCCGCCGAATGA